In a genomic window of Phragmites australis chromosome 14, lpPhrAust1.1, whole genome shotgun sequence:
- the LOC133891306 gene encoding mannose-P-dolichol utilization defect 1 protein homolog 2-like — MVAMELEILGMNFGCVLAALADAKIPDKGCVLPLASKLLGYGIVAASTTVKLPQILKILKHGSVRGLSVASFELEVVGYTIALAYCIHKGLAFSAYGELAFLLIQAIILVAIIYYYSPPMGTKTWMKALLYCGLAPMVLAGKIDPALFEVLYALQHAIFFFARVPQIWKNFTNKGTGELSFLTCFMNFAGSIVRVFTSIQEKTPLSVIMGSAIGIMMNGTLLGQIVLYQKPAPKKQKKKD; from the exons ATGGTGGCGATGGAGCTGGAGATCCTCGGCATGAACTTCGGGTGCGTCCTCGCGGCGCTGGCGGACGCCAAGATCCCGGACAAGGGCTGCGTCCTCCCGCTCGCGTCCAAGCTCCTCGGCTACGGCATCGTCGCCGCATCCACCACCGTCAAGCTCCCCCAG ATACTAAAAATTTTGAAGCATGGAAGTGTTAGGGGACTTAGTGTAGCATCCTTTGAGCTTGAGGTCGTTGGCTATACAATTGCTTTGGCATATTGTATTCATAAAGGACTTGCCTTTTCAGCTTATGGGGAGCTAGCTTTTCTGTTGATTCAAG CAATTATCTTGGTAGCAATCATTTACTACTACTCCCCACCAATGGGAACCAAAACATGGATGAAAGCTTTATT ATATTGCGGATTAGCTCCAATGGTTTTGGCTGGAAAAATTGATCCTGCTCTCTTTGAAGTCCTTTAT GCCTTACAGCACGCTATCTTCTTTTTTGCTAGAGTTCCACAGATATGGAAGAATTTTACA AATAAGGGCACTGGCGAGCTGAGCTTCCTAACCTGTTTCATGAACTTTGCTGGTTCTATTG TAAGAGTTTTCACCAGCATCCAGGAGAAAACTCCCTTAAGTG TGATAATGGGCTCCGCAATTGGCATCATGATGAATGGTACACTCTTGGGTCAGATTGTATTGTACCAAAAACCTGCTCCGaagaaacagaagaaaaaagacTAA